The proteins below are encoded in one region of Cololabis saira isolate AMF1-May2022 chromosome 21, fColSai1.1, whole genome shotgun sequence:
- the LOC133422228 gene encoding polyserase-2-like, whose translation MALLRVIYVAAVLGLQIRDSNSQLSDCGQPALNTRIVGGQVAPAGSWPWQVSLHTSGHICGGSLINNQWVLTAAHCVDGRSPSEFTVYLGRQSQEGSNPNEVSRSVTQIISHSGYNSDTVDNDISLLKLSSSVTFSNYISPVCLAASGSTFFRGVDTWITGWGTIGSGVDLPSPQNLMEVEVPVVGNRQCKCSYGVNQITDNMMCAGLEEGGKDSCQGDSGGPLVSKQGSRWIQGGIVSFGRGCAEPNFPGVYARVSQYETWIKNQISSSQPGFISFTSNGTDGDLSVSCPGLSSSGSSSNSSNSATTTSTTTTLSQPTSLVCGRAPQNSRISGGSSVAKAGVWPWMASLQKGGRHVCGGTLVAVDSVMSNANCFPSSPNASEWTVVLGRLKQNGSNPFEVSLNVTNITLSNMTGSNIALLKLSTQPTLSDYIQPICLDDGKTFPVGSVCWTAGWSSGQGGEEQVMQELQTSVLNCGNTSTSESICTGLFALEKGESGSPLMCKLSGSWFQAVVLSYESSSNREKRNNTVMTLEKLSRFKTFLTRSLGTFLSPTSTNNNTNTNSTTTAATTSGSNAHFSFFFCIHLLVLPLCLQIFS comes from the exons ATGGCTTTGCTCAGAGTGATCTATGTGGCAGCTGTGCTGGGTCTCCAGATACGAG actcTAATTCCCAGTTATCTG ATTGTGGTCAGCCAGCTCTCAACACCAGGATTGTTGGAGGACAGGTTGCTCCTGCAGGCAGCTGGCCCTGGCAGGTCAGTCTGCACACCTCCGGTCACATCTGTGGAGGGAGCCTCATCAACAACCAGTGGGTGCTCACTGCCGCTCACTGTGTCGATGG ACGCTCCCCATCAGAATTTACAGTGTACCTGGGTCGTCAGAGTCAGGAGGGATCAAACCCCAACGAAGTGTCTCGATCAGTAACTCAGATAATCAGTCATTCTGGCTACAACTCCGACACTGTCGACAATGACATCTCCCTCCTGAAGCTCTCTTCATCGGTAACCTTCAGCAACTACATCTCACCTGTCTGCCTGGCGGCCTCAGGCAGCACCTTCTTCCGTGGCGTTGACACCTGGATCACTGGCTGGGGCACCATTGGGAGTGGAG TTGACCTCCCTTCCCCACAGAACTTGATGGAAGTGGAGGTGCCAGTCGTGGGAAACAGACAGTGTAAGTGTAGTTATGGCGTGAATCAAATCACTGACAACATGATGTGTGCTGGATTAGAAGAAGGAGGAAAGGACTCTTGTCAG GGAGACTCAGGAGGTCCACTGGTGAGCAAACAGGGCAGTCGGTGGATTCAAGGAGGaattgtgagttttggaagagGTTGTGCAGAGCCTAACTTCCCAGGAGTCTACGCCAGAGTGTCCCAGTACGAGACCTGGATCAAAAACCAGATCAGCAGCAGCCAGCCAGGCTTCATTAGCTTCACGTCCAACGGGACTGACGGTGACCTCAGCGTTTCATGTCCAGGCCTCTCCTCATCTGGATCTTCCAGCAATTCATCCAATTCTGCAACCACAACTTCTACCACCACAACCCTCTCTCAACCCACAT CGTTGGTCTGTGGAAGAGCCCCACAGAATTCTCGTATTTCGGGTGGAAGTTCGGTGGCGAAGGCCGGCGTGTGGCCGTGGATGGCGAGCCTGCAGAAGGGTGGGCGGCATGTGTGTGGTGGGACGCTGGTGGCTGTGGACTCTGTGATGAGCAATGCCAACTGCTTCCCAAG CTCCCCCAATGCGTCTGAGTGGACGGTGGTGTTGGGTCGTTTGAAGCAGAATGGATCCAACCCCTTTGAGGTGTCGCTGAACGTGACCAACATCACCCTGAGTAACATGACGGGATCCAACATTGCACTGCTTAAACTGTCCACCCAGCCCACCCTGTCTGACTACATCCAGCCCATTTGTCTGGACGATGGAAAAACCTTCCCTGTGGGTTCAGTGTGCTGGACAGCTGGTTGGAGCTCCGGACAAGGAGGAG AAGAACAAGTCATGCAGGAATTGCAGACCTCAGTGTTAAATTGTGGGAATACATCAACAAGTGAGAGCATTTGTACAGGACTCTTTGCACTGGAGAAG GGTGAGTCTGGAAGCCCGCTCATGTGTAAGTTGAGCGGCTCCTGGTTCCAGGCAGTGGTTTTGTCATATGAAAGCAGCTCCAACAGGGAAAAACGAAATAATACAGTGATGACCCTTGAAAAGCTGAGTCGATTTAAAACCTTCTTGACTCGGTCACTGGGGACTTTCTTGTCTCCGACTTCCACCAACAACAATACCAACACCAACTCGACGACCACCGCTGCCACCACCAGTGGGTCCAATGCtcatttctcctttttcttctgcATCCACCTCCTCGTCCTACCCTTGTGTCTCCAGATCTTCTCATAG